Proteins encoded together in one Pseudomonas sp. ADAK13 window:
- a CDS encoding Wzz/FepE/Etk N-terminal domain-containing protein, protein MNKTPRLQAHAASDEIDLFEVFHGIWRQKKVVLGCTILAGVLGVGYAFLAPREYQVSSVLRPAAINELDALNRSEVYKLPPADALNKVGAQLDSYEARLGFFKTHEDLFKAVQKPGQSLEQSFEEFNRNSISLSLPDPKKADSLSNYIRLELQYPRDIDGVAILNGFVDYAIDSERAQVGADLKVIVNNRLNELKGKIDAARSNYETDKESKIAKLLEADRLKRAQLEDELVALRLQMKIERTDRLAELAEAISIAKSMGIKTPTTPSSMADASRSGSNQVMRTEVNNQKIPLYFLGTEALEAERTALQARTNDDFTNSRIAQIGKELQMLQVNREVEVLKKRGNEDIFLQDVEPLRAEVARLRGLNIDMSALKLVTIDRRAQEPLSPIKPKKALVILLSLVAGLAVGVLIALGRHFVLTRREAVAYSLQDDNRFSQRPRKDDEPHS, encoded by the coding sequence TTGAATAAAACTCCTCGGCTCCAAGCTCATGCGGCATCGGACGAAATTGATCTGTTTGAAGTGTTTCACGGTATCTGGCGGCAAAAAAAGGTGGTGCTGGGGTGTACGATTCTGGCGGGTGTCCTGGGGGTGGGGTACGCATTTCTGGCACCGCGGGAATATCAGGTCAGTAGCGTGCTACGTCCCGCCGCCATCAACGAACTGGACGCACTGAACCGCTCCGAGGTCTATAAGCTGCCCCCGGCCGACGCCCTGAACAAGGTGGGGGCACAGCTGGATTCCTACGAAGCCCGCCTGGGGTTCTTTAAAACCCACGAGGACCTGTTCAAGGCGGTCCAGAAGCCTGGGCAAAGCCTGGAGCAGAGTTTTGAAGAGTTCAACCGAAACTCCATCAGCCTGAGCCTGCCTGATCCTAAAAAAGCCGACTCCCTGAGCAACTATATCCGGCTTGAGTTGCAGTACCCCAGAGACATTGACGGGGTGGCGATTCTCAACGGTTTTGTGGATTACGCCATTGATTCGGAACGAGCCCAAGTCGGTGCTGACCTGAAGGTGATCGTCAATAACCGCTTGAACGAACTCAAGGGCAAGATTGACGCGGCGCGTTCCAATTACGAAACCGATAAGGAGTCCAAGATTGCCAAGCTGCTTGAAGCCGACCGGCTCAAGCGGGCCCAGTTGGAGGACGAGTTGGTTGCCCTGCGCTTGCAGATGAAAATCGAGAGAACGGATCGACTGGCAGAGCTGGCTGAGGCCATCTCCATTGCCAAATCGATGGGCATCAAGACACCGACTACCCCCTCCTCGATGGCGGACGCCTCGCGTAGCGGCTCGAATCAAGTGATGCGCACCGAGGTCAATAATCAGAAAATCCCGCTGTACTTCCTGGGTACAGAGGCGCTTGAGGCGGAGCGTACGGCCCTGCAGGCGCGCACCAACGATGACTTTACCAACAGTCGCATTGCACAGATTGGTAAAGAGTTGCAGATGCTGCAGGTCAACCGCGAAGTGGAAGTACTGAAAAAGCGCGGGAATGAAGACATTTTCTTGCAGGATGTTGAACCATTACGAGCGGAAGTCGCGCGGTTGCGCGGCCTCAACATCGACATGAGCGCCTTGAAACTGGTCACTATCGACCGGCGTGCCCAAGAGCCGCTCAGCCCGATCAAGCCTAAAAAAGCCCTGGTTATCCTGCTGAGCCTGGTTGCAGGGTTGGCGGTGGGTGTGTTGATAGCGCTGGGCCGTCATTTCGTCTTGACCCGTCGTGAAGCTGTGGCTTATTCGCTGCAGGACGACAATCGGTTTTCCCAGCGTCCACGCAAGGATGATGAACCGCATAGTTAA
- the lpxO gene encoding lipid A hydroxylase LpxO, which yields MKLIIVALYVLSIAYVHLRGRVRHKLGRQLSDHSTFLAPVNCFLYLFSKLPSRPYLSPSDFPDLSPLQEHWEEIRQEGQNLLRAGEIKRSEQYNDVGFNSFFKSGWKRFYLKWYGDSHPSAMKLCPRTTELVQSIGSIKAAMFAELPPGSKLVRHRDPYAGSYRYHLGLDTPNDPGCYINVDGENYYWRDGEPVMFDETFIHYAENTTAQNRIILFCDIERPMKYRWAAAFNRWFSRNVMAAAGSPNDAGDKTGGLNRAFTRLYKIRLRGKELKKRNRTRYYLEKWAIFAGLALIFILI from the coding sequence TTGAAACTCATCATTGTTGCTCTCTACGTTCTCTCCATTGCGTATGTTCACCTGCGTGGCCGGGTGCGACACAAGCTGGGCCGCCAGCTCAGCGATCACTCGACCTTCCTGGCTCCGGTGAACTGTTTTCTCTACCTCTTCTCCAAACTGCCCAGCCGACCGTACCTGTCCCCCAGCGACTTTCCTGACCTGAGCCCGCTCCAGGAGCATTGGGAAGAGATCCGCCAGGAAGGCCAGAACCTGCTGCGCGCAGGCGAGATCAAACGCTCCGAGCAATACAACGACGTGGGTTTCAACTCGTTCTTCAAGTCGGGCTGGAAGCGTTTCTATTTGAAATGGTACGGCGACAGCCATCCTTCGGCGATGAAGCTGTGCCCGCGCACCACGGAGCTGGTGCAAAGCATTGGTTCGATCAAGGCCGCGATGTTTGCCGAGCTGCCACCGGGCTCCAAGCTGGTACGCCATCGTGACCCGTACGCCGGTTCCTACCGTTACCACCTGGGCCTCGACACGCCGAACGACCCGGGCTGCTACATCAACGTGGATGGTGAAAACTACTACTGGCGCGATGGCGAGCCGGTGATGTTTGACGAGACGTTTATCCACTACGCCGAAAACACCACGGCGCAGAACCGGATCATTCTGTTCTGCGATATCGAGCGCCCGATGAAGTACCGCTGGGCAGCTGCCTTCAACCGCTGGTTCAGCCGTAACGTGATGGCGGCCGCCGGGTCGCCCAACGACGCCGGTGACAAGACCGGTGGCCTGAACCGCGCGTTTACCCGCCTGTACAAGATTCGCCTGCGGGGCAAGGAGCTGAAGAAGCGCAACCGCACCCGTTACTACCTGGAAAAGTGGGCGATCTTCGCCGGTTTGGCGTTGATCTTTATCCTGATCTGA